A genomic region of Echeneis naucrates chromosome 24, fEcheNa1.1, whole genome shotgun sequence contains the following coding sequences:
- the znf395b gene encoding zinc finger protein 395b: protein MAAMGPEYRAGAGGAGTATCSSELQTCISTTTHGNDGPNMQQTVVCAQSCVQTEKAFIRSVHHKRKTSVRLQREAERGWSNLATPPQPAAPTVHLANPSATGEAPYSFRSPESVEMDEIMAAMVLTSLSCSPVIQSPPQADPVPACSSSSADMECGGGELSDSGSSGYWSWDHGNASPAPSPSVTEMDSSPDDGLHMELEQGEELNAKKPKSSFRVVYKCLWPSCGKVLTTSVGIKRHIRVLHLRSGSDQSQREEDFYYTKISCETVDASSAPAPPQLALGQVSSSHLSWASCGSPLASGLQIPQAHRPRSNSSSGPGPSRPSPLSQSAPSSFWQIHSEHLYQACSPIQVSVAPRSPGCQGWTPTAPVSGHNNTPMVKPRCRSVSVGEQWLQQNRLQPMSVSPSRTHCSFRKGRGEAKKCRKVYGVERKDQWCTACRWKKACQRFPD, encoded by the exons ATGGCAGCTATGGGACCTGAGTACAGAGCTGGAGCAGGGGGTGCTGGGACGGCAACGTGCTCGTCAGAACTACAGACCTGCATCTCCACGACAACACACGGCAACGATGGGCCCAACATGCAGCAGACTGTT GTGTGTGCACAGAGCTGTGTGCAGACCGAGAAAGCTTTCATTCGGAGTGTGCACCACAAGAGGAAAACATCCGTTCGCCTGCAGAGGGAGGCTGAGCGAGGCTGGAGCAACCTTGCAACTCCCCCGCAACCTGCGGCACCCACAGTGCATCTCGCCAACCCATCAGCTACCGGAGAGGCCCCATACAG CTTCCGCAGCCCAGAGTCCGTGGAGATGGATGAGATCATGGCCGCAATGGTTCTGACCAGTCTGTCCTGCAGCCCTGTGATCCAGAGTCCTCCACAGGCTGATCCTGTTCCAG cttgctcatcatcatcagctgacaTGGAGTGTGGTGGCGGTGAGCTCTCTGACAGTGGCAGCAGTGGCTACTGGAGCTGGGACCATGGTAAtgcaagccccgccccctcgcCGTCTGTCACTGAGATGGACAGCAGCCCTGATGATGGCCTACACATGGAGTTGGAACAGGGAGAGGAGCTTAATGCCAAAAAGCCAAAG agcTCTTTCAGAGTTGTGTACAAGTGTCTGTGGCCCAGTTGTGGAAAAGTGCTCACAACTTCAGTTGGAATAAAGCGACACATCCGTGTGCTGCATCTGCG AAGTGGATCAGATCAGtcccagagagaggaggactTCTACTACACCAAGATTTCCTGTGAGACTGTGGATGCCAGCTCCGCTCCAGCTCCACCCCAGCTGGCTCTGGGCCAGGTGTCATCCTCACATCTCAGCTGGGCCTCCTGTGGTTCTCCCCTAGCCTCAGGGCTCCAGATCCCCCAGGCTCACAGGCCTAGGTCCAACTCCAGCTCTGGGCCAGGACCGAGCAGGCCCAGTCCACTCAGCCAGTCTGCCCCCAGCAGCTTCTGGCAGATCCACTCGGAGCATCTCTATCAG GCTTGTAGCCCCATCCAGGTGTCTGTGGCCCCCAGAAGCCCTGGCTGCCAGGGTTGGACACCCACTGCCCCTGTCTCTGGACACAACAACACTCCA ATGGTGAAACCTCGCTGCCGCTCCGTCAGCGTCGGGGAACAGTGGCTCCAACAGAACAGGCTGCAGCCTATGAGCGTGTCGCCCTCCCGCACCCACTGCTCCTTCAG GAAGGGTCGTGGGGAGGCCAAGAAGTGCCGCAAGGTGTACGGGGTGGAGCGCAAGGATCAGTGGTGCACTGCCTGCCGCTGGAAAAAAGCCTGTCAGCGCTTTCCTGACTAA
- the LOC115037777 gene encoding proenkephalin-A-like: MKIPLWCLLVLLACLFTPGRSDCQGECVACGLLMQQQQQLQQAFNTMVCLLECEGRVSSSLTWEVCKSAVKLSHHPMFPDGGALLKRTGGELELTSLDLNSDSELLQPAAAQPVQERDRDETPLKQRIVQYESSLLESSEDGDDLDGLDLSLVDEEMEPREERDVENDGQLGVDEDDTSESVSLSKRFGGFQRGRHGYRKLIGSPMRPLQKRYGGFIGVRKSARKWNNQKRVNQLLRQYLGMRSSRSGRVNNIPVTRVWRQNKL, translated from the exons ATGAAGATCCCTCTGTGGTGCCTGTTGGTGCTGCTGGCATGTCTCTTCACCCCTGGACGCAGCGACTGCCAGGGGGAATGTGTGGCCTGTGGTCTgctcatgcagcagcagcaacagctgcagcaaGCCTTCAACACCATG GTGTGTTTGTTGGAGTGTGAGGGTCGTGTCTCCTCGTCACTCACATGGGAGGTGTGTAAGAGTGCTGTCAAACTGTCGCACCATCCCATGTTTCCTGACGGAGGCGCTCTGCTCAAGAGAACGGGAGGGGAGCTGGAGCTGACCTCTCTTGACCTGAACTCTGACAgcgagctgctgcagcctgcagctgcgCAGCCGGTCCAGGAGAGGGATCGGGATGAGACGCCACTCAAGCAGCGCATTGTTCAGTATGAGTCGTCACTGCTGGAATCCTCTGAGGATGGGGACGACCTGGATGGCCTGGATCTCAGTCTGGTGGATGAAGAGATGGAGCcgagggaggagagggatgtgGAGAACGACGGCCAGCTAGGGGTGGATGAGGATGACACATCTGAGTCTGTCAGCTTATCCAAACGCTTCGGCGGCTTCCAGAGAGGGCGCCATGGGTACAGGAAGCTCATTGGCTCACCCATGAGGCCCTTACAAAAGCGTTATGGTGGGTTCATAGGCGTCCGGAAATCTGCCCGCAAATGGAACAATCAGAAACGGGTCAACCAGCTGCTTAGGCAGTACCTGGGCATGAGGAGCAGCCGCAGCGGCAGGGTCAACAACATCCCTGTAACTCGGGTTTGGAGGCAAAACAAACtgtaa